From Vibrio aerogenes, a single genomic window includes:
- a CDS encoding flagellar basal body P-ring protein FlgI, translating into MKPIKYMVKPIKYTVKTIFWTIALSVAPFVQAAEVKIPVMDLVDVQGIRSNQLVGYGLVVGLDGQGDRNQVKFTSQSITNMLRQFGVQIDEKTDPKLRNVASVSVTANVGPMTGLGQPIDIVVSSIGDAKSLRGGTLLLTPLRGVDGEVYAVAQGNVVVGGASAEGKSGSKIAINTPTAGRIPNGATLEREIPTDFNSRDKITLNLHEPSFTTAKNIAREINRTFGPDVAVAVNKVRVDMRAPKETQQRVTMMSMLEEMSVEPGRKPARIVFNSRTGTVVIGKNVKVGEAAVSHGNLTVRISEAQHVSQPNPFADGNTKVVDRTGIDMNEDQAQMVIWPPGTELNTIVNAVNSLGATPTDLMSILQALHEAGALNAELVVI; encoded by the coding sequence ATGAAACCGATAAAGTACATGGTGAAACCGATAAAATACACGGTGAAAACGATTTTCTGGACGATAGCACTCTCTGTTGCCCCGTTTGTGCAGGCAGCGGAAGTGAAAATTCCGGTGATGGATCTGGTGGATGTTCAGGGAATCCGATCAAACCAGCTGGTGGGCTATGGTTTGGTCGTTGGTCTGGATGGTCAGGGTGACCGAAATCAGGTGAAATTTACCTCGCAGTCTATCACCAATATGTTACGGCAGTTTGGGGTTCAGATTGACGAAAAAACCGATCCAAAACTGCGGAATGTTGCCTCTGTCAGTGTGACCGCTAATGTCGGACCGATGACCGGACTGGGACAACCGATTGATATTGTGGTGTCATCGATTGGGGATGCAAAAAGCTTACGTGGCGGTACGCTGCTGTTAACACCACTGCGCGGTGTAGACGGTGAAGTTTATGCTGTTGCTCAGGGGAATGTTGTGGTTGGCGGTGCCTCTGCGGAAGGAAAGAGTGGTTCTAAAATTGCTATTAACACGCCTACGGCTGGCCGGATCCCTAACGGTGCCACACTGGAGCGTGAGATTCCGACCGATTTTAACTCCCGCGATAAAATCACCCTCAATTTACATGAACCAAGTTTTACAACGGCAAAAAATATTGCCCGTGAAATCAACCGGACTTTCGGACCGGATGTCGCGGTTGCGGTCAATAAGGTCCGTGTGGATATGCGGGCACCTAAAGAGACTCAGCAACGGGTGACGATGATGTCGATGCTGGAAGAGATGAGTGTTGAGCCGGGCCGCAAACCCGCCAGAATTGTTTTCAATTCCCGGACGGGAACCGTTGTTATCGGCAAAAATGTTAAGGTGGGTGAAGCGGCGGTCAGTCACGGTAATTTAACCGTCAGAATTTCTGAAGCGCAGCATGTCAGCCAGCCAAATCCTTTTGCTGACGGCAACACCAAAGTGGTTGACCGGACCGGCATTGATATGAATGAAGATCAGGCACAGATGGTGATCTGGCCGCCGGGAACGGAACTGAATACTATCGTCAACGCGGTCAACAGCCTTGGCGCGACACCGACAGATCTGATGTCGATTTTACAGGCGCTTCACGAAGCGGGTGCTTTGAATGCTGAGCTGGTTGTCATATAA
- a CDS encoding rod-binding protein, whose amino-acid sequence MKLDGVNDQTQLNSVLYHDNSALTNIKHATNQQESLKTVAGQFEAMFLQLVLRQMRSSSDVLADKDSPFSSEHEGVFRDMYDGQLAIELAKKQKAGIADMLVEQLSPEIPGAVGNGIAQASSSDNVVPLMRAGSQNDSAKNVLNSGPVNPAAQVVASVNQDKTCEVNAISAFAQPLIRKTES is encoded by the coding sequence ATGAAACTTGATGGTGTGAATGATCAAACACAACTGAATTCTGTTCTTTATCATGATAACAGTGCGCTGACGAATATTAAGCATGCGACAAACCAGCAGGAGTCACTGAAGACAGTTGCCGGACAGTTTGAAGCGATGTTTTTGCAACTGGTGCTGCGGCAGATGCGCAGCAGCAGTGATGTGCTGGCTGATAAAGACAGTCCGTTTTCCAGTGAACATGAAGGTGTTTTCCGGGATATGTATGACGGTCAGCTTGCGATTGAACTGGCGAAAAAGCAAAAAGCCGGGATTGCAGATATGCTGGTTGAGCAACTGAGTCCGGAGATACCGGGAGCCGTTGGCAACGGTATCGCTCAGGCATCCTCATCAGATAATGTGGTGCCATTAATGAGAGCAGGATCACAAAATGATTCAGCGAAAAACGTGTTGAATTCTGGCCCGGTTAATCCTGCCGCTCAAGTGGTCGCCTCTGTTAATCAGGATAAAACCTGCGAAGTAAATGCAATCAGCGCATTTGCACAGCCATTGATTCGAAAAACGGAGTCGTAA
- the flgK gene encoding flagellar hook-associated protein FlgK yields MSLVNIALSGLNANRVALDVTAQNVANINTPGYSRQEALMAAVNGAKHDRLNAGNGVEVTSIRRVTDMFLVKQTWSSASLSSYASGYNDGLSQLENTLKADGFDLSAGFDSLFAALHSATTKPESVSLRQQITSEAEAISRRFNTLNQTLQTQHKDLSDQRNAAVAQANSLMVNIAEVNQKITEANGVGGNPSQLLDTRDKLIGELAEIVEVRTTDQADGSMQVTLTSGQPLVMGGDAGQLKAVPDPSDVYMATMKVEFENQTFVVSGSVGGKIGAINDYQSDVLKSDMKAVDDMATAMADEFNNVLATGQDLNGNAGQPLFAYDPASPAASLTTTGIAPEELAFSSDGNPGNGDVLKDLIAISNKDVSVGSFGSMTLNEGFTAMVGDTAIKARQATSDYQAKTVVNEQAEKARDNVRAVNSDEEAANLMTFSQAHNANMKVISTANKLFDSVLQLF; encoded by the coding sequence ATGAGTCTCGTCAATATTGCTTTATCAGGATTAAATGCCAACCGGGTGGCTCTGGATGTGACCGCTCAAAATGTTGCGAATATCAACACGCCGGGATATAGCCGTCAGGAAGCGCTGATGGCAGCCGTCAATGGGGCGAAACATGATCGCCTGAATGCCGGAAACGGGGTTGAAGTGACCAGTATTCGCCGTGTGACGGATATGTTTCTGGTAAAACAGACCTGGTCCTCTGCCAGTCTTTCCTCGTATGCGTCTGGTTATAATGACGGCCTCAGTCAGCTGGAAAATACGCTGAAAGCGGATGGCTTCGATTTATCAGCCGGTTTTGACAGCCTGTTTGCTGCACTGCACAGTGCGACAACCAAACCAGAATCTGTCTCGTTGCGTCAACAGATCACCAGTGAAGCCGAAGCTATTTCACGCCGTTTTAATACCCTGAATCAAACGCTGCAAACCCAGCACAAAGATTTGAGTGACCAGCGTAACGCTGCCGTCGCACAGGCAAACAGCCTGATGGTGAATATTGCTGAAGTGAACCAGAAAATCACGGAAGCGAATGGCGTAGGTGGTAATCCGTCTCAGCTACTCGATACCCGCGATAAGCTGATCGGCGAGCTGGCAGAAATTGTGGAAGTCAGAACCACAGATCAGGCCGACGGGAGTATGCAGGTGACACTCACCTCGGGGCAGCCTTTAGTGATGGGTGGCGATGCAGGACAACTGAAAGCAGTGCCGGATCCGTCAGATGTGTATATGGCCACCATGAAAGTTGAGTTTGAAAATCAGACCTTTGTTGTTTCTGGTTCGGTCGGCGGAAAAATTGGTGCAATCAATGATTATCAGAGTGATGTGCTCAAATCTGACATGAAAGCTGTGGATGATATGGCAACAGCCATGGCTGATGAATTTAACAATGTGCTGGCAACCGGACAGGATCTGAACGGCAATGCCGGTCAGCCATTATTTGCTTATGACCCGGCGTCTCCCGCAGCCAGTTTGACGACCACAGGTATTGCGCCTGAAGAACTTGCTTTTTCTTCGGATGGAAATCCGGGCAACGGTGATGTGCTCAAAGATTTAATTGCCATCAGCAATAAAGATGTATCTGTGGGCAGTTTCGGGTCAATGACGCTCAATGAAGGGTTTACTGCGATGGTGGGTGATACCGCAATTAAAGCCCGTCAGGCAACATCGGATTATCAGGCTAAAACTGTGGTGAATGAACAAGCTGAGAAAGCACGGGATAACGTCAGGGCAGTGAATAGTGATGAAGAAGCTGCAAATCTGATGACTTTTTCACAGGCACATAACGCCAATATGAAAGTTATCAGTACTGCCAATAAATTATTTGATTCAGTTTTGCAGCTGTTTTAA
- the flgL gene encoding flagellar hook-associated protein FlgL, which produces MRISDTQFSQMMLRSLQYNNVGLGKVMQQMSTSDRLTKLSDDPMASVQLLNLSREGSVITQYKKNISDVKTNLSNQEVYLDSATESLQRIRELVLWGANGSLSTSDRNGMVTELNSLREGLITAFNAQDEAGHYLFSGTKTDTASIAEVSGSYVLQGNSDKRLVTVAKGVNVESNKTSAEILDLGGGDNILNHIDAIIAEFETPTANFRTEVETTLTAVDSTSAQVLGALTEIGGQIKNLEMMSGAHSENKLFVDKISNDLSALDYGEASVRLNNYMAALKATQASYTKINDLSLFDRL; this is translated from the coding sequence ATGAGAATCAGTGATACACAGTTCAGTCAGATGATGCTGAGAAGCCTGCAATATAATAATGTTGGCTTGGGTAAAGTGATGCAGCAGATGTCGACCAGTGATCGTCTGACCAAGCTTTCAGACGACCCGATGGCTTCGGTTCAGTTACTGAATTTAAGCCGGGAAGGCAGCGTGATTACTCAGTATAAGAAAAATATCTCTGATGTGAAAACCAATTTATCGAATCAGGAAGTTTATCTGGATTCTGCGACTGAAAGCCTGCAACGTATTCGTGAGCTGGTGCTTTGGGGCGCGAATGGCTCCCTGAGTACCAGTGACAGAAACGGGATGGTTACAGAGCTGAACAGCTTACGGGAAGGGTTGATCACAGCATTTAATGCGCAGGATGAAGCCGGGCATTACCTCTTCTCGGGTACCAAAACGGATACCGCCTCTATCGCTGAGGTCTCTGGCAGCTATGTATTACAGGGAAACAGCGATAAACGGCTGGTGACTGTGGCCAAAGGGGTCAATGTTGAATCGAATAAGACGTCTGCCGAGATTCTTGACCTGGGTGGTGGTGACAATATTTTAAATCATATTGATGCCATCATTGCCGAGTTTGAAACACCAACGGCCAATTTCCGGACTGAAGTGGAAACAACACTGACGGCGGTTGACAGCACATCGGCTCAGGTATTAGGTGCTCTGACTGAAATTGGTGGTCAGATTAAAAACCTGGAAATGATGTCGGGTGCACACAGTGAAAATAAACTGTTCGTCGATAAAATCTCGAACGATTTATCGGCGCTGGATTATGGTGAAGCATCGGTCAGGCTGAATAATTATATGGCGGCTCTGAAAGCAACGCAGGCGAGCTATACCAAGATAAACGACCTGTCCCTGTTTGATCGGTTGTAG
- a CDS encoding flagellin: protein MAVSTVEVRAHGIRLTGQGQTSISPSRASDTGVSALRGYRQPKAEVSSYSLSGVMLTQGQQHATSVQIATQTLQSVGKTLTGIKRTLTPALQYGVNASSSASLKESLSAAKAQITQVLEQARFDGKRVVDNELRLKLDRADIRRFSVPGLNINRSTDKAEQIRLDFPQGGSVMIQFDGQSDGQKAVKMLDRSLLPMGMRASVSENGDIIFEAKESSYQQMQQKVMVSGQGYRFPAGQPNALTLKSEPDGIAELKFDLSSRDGIKKTISSVNQHLQQVQSSLQDARQFYTDLSAQMNSLRSETQTISGAETEQMLTSFSAASQRFTSVYQALNAQANVRRHTVVALLR, encoded by the coding sequence ATGGCAGTAAGTACGGTTGAAGTCAGGGCACATGGGATTCGGCTGACAGGGCAGGGACAAACCTCAATTTCGCCTTCCCGTGCGTCAGACACAGGCGTTTCTGCACTCAGAGGCTATCGCCAGCCGAAAGCAGAAGTGTCTTCTTATTCTCTGTCTGGTGTGATGCTGACACAAGGTCAGCAGCATGCAACATCGGTTCAGATTGCCACCCAGACACTTCAGTCTGTCGGCAAGACGCTGACCGGGATCAAACGTACGCTGACCCCGGCGTTGCAATATGGGGTGAATGCATCTTCCTCTGCTTCCCTGAAAGAAAGTTTGTCGGCAGCGAAAGCACAGATCACTCAGGTGTTAGAACAAGCCCGGTTTGACGGGAAACGGGTTGTTGATAATGAACTCCGTTTGAAACTTGATCGTGCCGATATCCGGCGTTTTTCTGTGCCGGGTCTGAATATCAACCGCTCGACAGACAAAGCCGAACAGATCCGGCTGGATTTTCCGCAGGGTGGTTCCGTGATGATTCAGTTTGATGGCCAGTCTGACGGGCAAAAAGCAGTGAAAATGCTGGATCGCAGCCTCCTGCCTATGGGGATGCGGGCTTCTGTCAGTGAGAACGGTGATATCATTTTTGAGGCGAAAGAGTCATCGTATCAACAGATGCAACAGAAAGTGATGGTGAGCGGCCAGGGATATCGTTTCCCGGCTGGTCAGCCGAATGCACTGACGCTGAAATCAGAACCTGATGGCATTGCGGAGCTGAAGTTTGATTTAAGCTCACGGGATGGCATTAAGAAGACCATCAGCAGCGTGAATCAACACTTGCAGCAAGTCCAGTCCAGCCTTCAGGATGCCCGCCAGTTCTATACAGACTTAAGCGCACAAATGAATAGTTTGCGTTCGGAAACGCAGACAATTTCCGGCGCAGAAACAGAACAGATGCTGACCAGTTTTTCAGCCGCCTCCCAGCGTTTCACCTCGGTGTATCAGGCATTAAATGCACAAGCGAATGTTCGTCGTCATACAGTGGTTGCCTTGCTTCGCTGA
- a CDS encoding HAD family hydrolase, translating into MIKAVYFDLDNTLVDRDASIDAFSRIFIEHYSHRLRNPSVKQISTIIKQTDNGGYLAEDSPYQKIWQAIGAELCRQADWIKPVLASEVSTFWRTEFPGNTVEMPGVEQLVRQLVQSGYHVGIISNGAESSRRATLAATSLNTLILQMVSSGQFGVSKPDPSIFTDTVQDAGFLCGECVYIGDHPEKDICGAMNAGMHAIYFSGFHPDISVPEGAPVIHHLSDVIPALNRIQTNKEENDAGQHENLFLKPERRNTKSR; encoded by the coding sequence ATGATTAAGGCGGTTTACTTTGATCTGGACAATACCCTGGTTGATCGTGATGCCAGTATTGATGCGTTTTCCCGGATTTTTATCGAACATTATTCTCACAGACTCAGGAACCCATCGGTCAAACAAATTTCAACCATCATTAAACAAACAGATAACGGTGGTTATCTGGCTGAAGATTCACCTTATCAAAAGATTTGGCAAGCGATTGGCGCAGAACTCTGCCGGCAGGCTGACTGGATCAAGCCGGTTCTGGCATCAGAAGTATCAACATTCTGGAGAACTGAGTTTCCCGGAAATACGGTAGAAATGCCGGGCGTGGAGCAATTAGTCAGGCAACTGGTTCAGTCTGGTTATCATGTCGGGATAATTTCCAATGGTGCGGAATCGAGCCGCCGGGCAACATTAGCTGCGACGTCACTGAATACGTTGATTTTGCAGATGGTGAGTTCCGGACAATTTGGCGTCAGTAAACCCGATCCCTCCATCTTTACTGATACCGTGCAGGATGCCGGTTTTTTATGTGGCGAATGTGTGTATATCGGTGATCATCCGGAGAAAGATATTTGTGGTGCGATGAACGCTGGTATGCATGCGATTTATTTCTCCGGCTTTCATCCGGATATATCAGTGCCAGAGGGTGCACCCGTGATACATCATCTGAGTGACGTGATTCCGGCGCTTAACCGTATTCAGACAAACAAGGAAGAAAATGATGCCGGGCAACACGAGAATCTTTTCCTTAAACCAGAAAGAAGAAATACAAAAAGCAGATAA
- a CDS encoding flagellar motor protein MotB: protein MQKQEHVVFKRTSRSHEDAHHGGAWKVAFADFMIALMALFLVLWVMQVVDQDERKAIVAYLNDTSVFEQSYGNPFDTSQSISPIDLKSQSSVPDTHAARHIVNSFFNGNGEGPESDALIPGTFDTQEQLTLLAKVIEELVKQISAQGNVNVTVTPQGLRIVLQDDYKQHMFSRGGTELTPYFEDLLLALAPVFQRVQNPIIISGHTDSTPFKKTISNKSNWELSANRADIARQTLVAGGMPDERVLQVTGMSDRALLNPDQPDSSANRRIELFVLTTPAAAVLETFFGDQKDSELKKAQDKAHFNQPVIRQETIKYPILSEQTQKEPKKKI from the coding sequence ATACAAAAGCAAGAGCATGTGGTATTCAAGCGCACGAGTCGCAGCCATGAAGATGCACATCACGGCGGTGCCTGGAAAGTCGCATTCGCCGATTTTATGATTGCACTGATGGCGCTGTTTCTGGTGCTGTGGGTTATGCAGGTTGTGGATCAGGATGAAAGGAAAGCGATCGTTGCATATCTGAATGATACCAGTGTTTTCGAGCAGAGCTACGGCAACCCTTTTGATACGTCACAAAGTATCTCTCCGATCGATCTGAAGTCTCAGTCTTCAGTACCGGATACCCATGCAGCCAGACATATTGTGAATTCATTTTTTAATGGTAATGGTGAAGGGCCGGAATCGGATGCTTTGATTCCCGGTACATTTGATACGCAAGAGCAACTCACCTTACTGGCAAAAGTGATTGAGGAACTGGTCAAACAGATCAGTGCTCAGGGCAATGTCAATGTTACCGTGACCCCACAAGGTTTACGGATTGTGCTTCAGGATGATTACAAGCAGCATATGTTCAGCCGGGGCGGAACCGAACTGACCCCCTATTTTGAGGACTTATTGCTCGCTCTGGCCCCTGTTTTTCAGCGGGTTCAAAACCCAATCATCATCAGTGGTCATACGGATTCGACCCCGTTTAAAAAGACCATCAGTAACAAAAGCAACTGGGAGCTTTCTGCAAACCGGGCTGATATCGCCAGACAAACGCTGGTTGCAGGCGGCATGCCAGATGAGCGTGTTCTTCAGGTAACCGGCATGTCTGATCGCGCGCTTCTCAATCCGGATCAGCCCGATTCGAGCGCCAACCGCCGTATCGAATTATTTGTCCTGACAACCCCGGCGGCGGCCGTGCTTGAGACCTTTTTTGGTGATCAAAAAGATAGTGAACTGAAAAAAGCACAGGATAAAGCGCATTTTAATCAACCTGTTATCCGGCAGGAGACGATTAAATATCCTATACTTTCAGAACAAACTCAAAAAGAACCAAAAAAGAAAATCTAA
- the motA gene encoding flagellar motor stator protein MotA encodes MQKFLGAIIVLMCVFGGYMWAGGRLLAIWQPAEIMIIVGAALGSVIIGNPPQVLKEMRRQLGMLVSQPKDEQLYYMELMAVLQILLETVRSGGFKSLDKHIEAPEESDLFNRYQRVSGDYRLVSFITDNLRLMAMGQMSPHELEGLLEQEIEAIQNDLLQPSRSMQRTAEALPGFGILAAVGGIIITMQSIDGSIALIGYHVAAALVGTFVGIFGCYCCLDPASNAMAQRVKRDMSAFECVRATLVAYVAKKPTLLAIDAGRKHIQLDIKPTFNQMEQWLAEQEG; translated from the coding sequence ATGCAAAAATTTCTAGGTGCAATCATCGTTTTGATGTGTGTCTTTGGCGGATATATGTGGGCCGGCGGCAGACTACTTGCCATCTGGCAACCGGCTGAGATCATGATCATTGTCGGTGCCGCACTCGGTTCTGTCATCATTGGTAACCCACCGCAGGTTCTCAAAGAAATGCGTCGCCAGCTGGGAATGCTGGTTTCCCAACCTAAAGACGAACAGCTGTATTACATGGAGCTGATGGCCGTTTTACAAATCTTACTGGAAACGGTTCGCAGCGGGGGATTCAAATCCCTTGATAAGCATATTGAAGCTCCTGAAGAAAGTGACTTATTTAATCGTTATCAACGGGTTTCCGGTGATTACCGTCTTGTTTCTTTCATTACCGACAATTTACGTTTAATGGCAATGGGACAAATGTCGCCTCATGAATTAGAGGGATTGCTTGAGCAGGAGATTGAAGCGATTCAAAACGATCTTCTGCAACCATCCCGTTCAATGCAACGTACCGCAGAGGCATTACCCGGATTTGGTATTCTCGCGGCTGTAGGCGGAATCATCATCACCATGCAGTCTATCGATGGTTCTATCGCGCTGATTGGTTACCATGTAGCCGCGGCACTGGTTGGTACGTTTGTTGGTATCTTTGGCTGTTACTGCTGTCTTGATCCGGCCAGTAACGCCATGGCACAGCGGGTCAAACGCGACATGTCGGCATTCGAATGCGTCCGTGCGACGCTGGTCGCTTATGTTGCGAAAAAACCAACGCTGCTTGCCATTGATGCAGGTCGAAAACACATTCAGCTGGACATCAAACCCACCTTCAATCAAATGGAGCAGTGGCTGGCTGAGCAGGAGGGATAA
- a CDS encoding FliA/WhiG family RNA polymerase sigma factor, with protein MLDIHFQEGYEATEEVNTPAVPIDENHLLARYQHLVKRIVNQLRIHANTYCSVEDMQQIGLIGLLEAGRRYGNIDDENFPAFAVCRIRGSILDELRRLDWRSRKKRQQAHELNDVTRDLTRQLGRQPTDTEIIRALGTDEQDYYDRLNASLAGEIQSLDQLLENGLESHIDEQYEGMEHEHIRRSLEQALGKLSTRDQLLLTLFYQHELNLQEIALVLNLTPPRICQLHKQALKQLNHYLSL; from the coding sequence ATATTGGATATACATTTTCAGGAAGGCTATGAAGCAACGGAGGAAGTGAACACACCCGCCGTTCCTATCGATGAAAATCATCTGCTGGCCCGTTATCAACATTTAGTCAAAAGAATCGTGAATCAGCTACGTATTCATGCCAATACCTATTGCAGCGTTGAAGACATGCAGCAAATCGGTTTGATAGGCCTGCTTGAAGCCGGCCGTCGCTACGGCAACATTGATGATGAAAACTTTCCTGCATTTGCTGTCTGCCGGATCCGTGGATCTATTCTTGATGAACTGCGCCGTCTGGACTGGCGCTCCCGTAAAAAAAGACAACAAGCGCACGAGCTCAATGATGTCACCCGTGATCTGACCCGGCAACTTGGCAGGCAACCAACGGATACTGAAATCATCCGGGCACTCGGCACCGATGAACAGGATTACTATGACCGGTTAAATGCCTCTCTGGCCGGTGAAATTCAAAGTCTCGATCAACTGCTTGAAAACGGACTGGAAAGTCATATTGATGAACAATACGAAGGGATGGAACATGAACATATCCGCCGCAGCCTGGAACAGGCTCTTGGTAAGCTCTCCACGCGGGATCAGCTATTGCTGACGCTGTTTTACCAACATGAACTCAATCTTCAGGAAATTGCGCTGGTCCTCAATCTGACGCCGCCCCGCATCTGTCAGTTACATAAACAGGCGCTCAAACAACTTAATCACTATTTGTCCCTTTAG
- a CDS encoding flagellar basal body-associated FliL family protein: MTKKQMIILCVMMLITTAIVSGGAVFGGIWYLKQSSGANGSDSFISVFTKKEDPISPTPVFHQLEKVVLSVKGEKQQNHFVMLELAIETRHPVRMEAIDNYMPLVRNTLIKLFSNKTYADLYGEQALDHLQKEVKQSILMAFEKTEIVRDIDDVLLTKYVVQ; this comes from the coding sequence ATGACCAAAAAACAAATGATTATTCTGTGTGTGATGATGCTGATCACGACCGCGATTGTATCCGGCGGTGCTGTCTTTGGTGGTATCTGGTACTTAAAACAGTCTTCAGGTGCAAATGGCTCAGATTCTTTTATCTCGGTGTTCACCAAGAAAGAGGATCCCATCTCCCCTACCCCCGTCTTCCACCAGCTGGAAAAAGTTGTTCTCAGTGTCAAAGGTGAAAAACAACAGAATCATTTCGTCATGCTGGAACTGGCTATAGAAACCCGCCATCCCGTACGGATGGAAGCAATTGATAACTATATGCCGCTGGTCCGGAATACGTTAATCAAGCTTTTCAGCAACAAAACCTATGCAGATTTGTACGGTGAACAGGCATTGGATCATCTGCAAAAAGAAGTCAAACAATCCATTCTGATGGCTTTTGAAAAAACAGAAATCGTCCGGGATATTGATGATGTGCTGCTGACCAAATATGTCGTGCAATAG
- a CDS encoding flagellar hook-length control protein FliK yields the protein MIQTQILTSATSAQQPKEAQQGFQVHQARSSAGEKGQQSAQTFRGVSGQQRHQRSEQSHTRSQTSQSANAAGQSSHTSQSGGLQSGQNGFHTQEKALSQVASFSEKALSSEKVLSSQKQAQPDSQDASGIAAILSDILNVQQQRLSQAELENHSHSHRVSAKIAEAMGEQKMQLKGQEITGTSAAEKLSQLTQTEKLTAASALSQTDKLALKSVLLSATEGQTTPSATISNALQTLSAATTQTQHTAGTGTTTQASANGAEWAAVRVDPQSGKWGEQMLSILHDRVTLQAQQNLQEARIRLDPPELGKLDLMVRVDGDKLNVQIHASSTATREALMQVSDRLRTELQNQNFMHVDVNVGAEHQSDGQSYTGQEDEPTIFASRSDHHPDENHTSVTSEHWLNTQA from the coding sequence ATGATTCAGACTCAGATTTTAACCTCAGCAACGTCTGCCCAGCAGCCGAAGGAGGCGCAACAAGGCTTTCAGGTGCATCAGGCCCGAAGCAGCGCCGGAGAAAAAGGTCAGCAATCCGCTCAGACTTTCCGGGGCGTATCCGGTCAGCAACGGCATCAGCGATCGGAACAAAGTCACACGCGTTCGCAAACCAGTCAGAGTGCGAACGCTGCCGGACAATCCTCTCATACTTCGCAGTCCGGGGGATTGCAGAGCGGACAAAACGGGTTCCATACACAGGAAAAGGCGCTGTCACAGGTTGCTTCATTTTCAGAGAAAGCGTTATCTTCAGAAAAAGTATTGTCCTCACAAAAACAGGCACAGCCTGATTCACAGGATGCTTCCGGAATTGCGGCGATTCTCAGTGATATTTTGAATGTACAGCAGCAACGGCTCTCTCAGGCAGAACTTGAGAATCACTCACACAGTCACCGGGTTTCGGCAAAAATAGCTGAAGCGATGGGTGAACAAAAAATGCAGCTGAAAGGTCAGGAGATCACCGGCACATCAGCGGCAGAGAAACTCAGCCAGTTGACTCAGACCGAAAAACTGACCGCGGCATCAGCACTGAGTCAGACTGACAAGCTCGCCCTGAAGTCCGTATTGCTGTCAGCCACAGAGGGGCAGACAACGCCTTCAGCAACAATCAGCAATGCATTGCAAACACTGTCAGCGGCAACCACTCAAACGCAACATACCGCAGGTACGGGTACGACGACACAGGCTTCAGCCAATGGTGCGGAATGGGCAGCCGTCAGGGTTGATCCACAATCAGGCAAATGGGGTGAGCAGATGCTGAGCATTCTGCACGACCGGGTCACGCTACAGGCACAACAAAATTTACAGGAAGCCAGGATCCGCCTCGATCCGCCTGAATTAGGCAAACTGGACTTGATGGTCCGGGTCGACGGCGACAAGCTGAATGTCCAGATCCACGCCAGTTCCACCGCGACACGGGAAGCATTAATGCAGGTCTCTGATCGCTTGCGGACCGAACTGCAAAACCAGAATTTTATGCATGTCGATGTCAATGTTGGCGCAGAACATCAAAGTGATGGCCAGTCTTATACCGGTCAGGAAGATGAACCCACGATATTTGCGTCCCGGAGTGATCATCACCCGGACGAGAATCATACGTCAGTGACTTCTGAGCACTGGCTGAATACACAAGCCTGA
- a CDS encoding LafD, which yields MARMHKVSPERFRHLAQRIQIAAKLEDWPSLMRYDQQLQELLATHQAYLNDPRLAPEITRIKVIHQAAFEQLSQATRELEQTMNNVRMQQERAMAYQLATPDGEHR from the coding sequence TTGGCAAGAATGCATAAAGTCTCTCCGGAGCGTTTCCGCCATCTGGCCCAGCGGATTCAGATTGCAGCCAAGCTTGAAGACTGGCCTTCTCTGATGCGCTATGACCAACAGCTCCAGGAGTTGCTGGCCACGCATCAGGCTTATCTGAATGATCCGCGCCTTGCCCCTGAGATTACCAGAATCAAGGTCATCCATCAGGCCGCATTTGAGCAATTGTCTCAGGCCACCCGGGAACTGGAACAAACCATGAATAATGTCCGGATGCAGCAGGAAAGGGCGATGGCCTATCAACTTGCAACGCCGGACGGAGAACATCGATGA